From Anaerotignum faecicola:
CGGGCTTCGTTTTCCTTCCATCAATCACAACGCCCCTGCGGAATTTCTGCAATGCCCCCTCATCGGGCACACCGTATAGCTTCGCAATATAGGTTTTCTCTACATCATGCTTGGGGTGCGTCAGCTTATAGGTCAGGTCTCCGTCATTTGTCAGCAGCAGAAGCCCCGATGTATCATAATCCAAACGCCCGACAGGGAAAATGCGCGCGTTCACGCCCTTAATGAGGTCTACCACCGCAGGTCTGCCGAACTGCTCCTTCGCCGTTGTCACATAGCCGACCGGCTTATGCAGCATAAGATAGACAAGCTTGGTGTCCTTTTTGCTGATTTTCCTGTCCAGATAGGACACCTCATCCTTTTCGGGGTCAATCTTCAGCCCCATTTCGGTTACAACCTTCCCGTTGACCTTCACCTTTCCCTGTGCAATCAGCTCCTCTGCCCTTCTGCGGGATGCCACGCCTGCCTCAGCCAGAAATTTCTGCAATCGTTCCAATTTTTCTTCCATATATCTTAACTCCGTTCTCAACCTGTATTTTTCATTCGATTTTCCTCAGTATACATGAGCCTTCGCAGAAAGTCAAAAGTTTCTCTAATCTTTCCAATCTCGCCAGCTGAGCCACCCCTCCGCCAGGCGAAGCAGTCGCTGTGCAAGGGTAAACGGTTCTGCATCCTCTGCCGCAAGCAAATCCACCGCCGCAAGGCGTTCCTCACCAAGCCAAAGCACCGCCTGCCCCAGCCTTTCGCCCCGATGCACAGGCGCGGCAAGCTCCTTTGGCAAGTCTGCCGTCAGGTGCAGCTTTTCGATTTCCGCATCAGAAAATAACGCCGTATAGCCCTCTGCAAGAATTGTTTCCATCTGTGCTGTCGGGGAATCGGTAATGCGGATTTCCCCGAAACTCTCCCCTGCCTGCACTGCCTCGTAGGGATGAAAGACCGCGAAGCCATAGTCCATCAGGGCTTTCGTATCCGTCCACTTTTTCTGCTTACCTGCATCCCCCCAGCCACTGCCAAGCACCGCCGAAACCAGCCGCACGCCGTCCCGTTCTGCCGCACCGACAAAGCAATGCCCTGCCCGATTGGTGTAGCCTGTTT
This genomic window contains:
- a CDS encoding pseudouridine synthase, coding for MEEKLERLQKFLAEAGVASRRRAEELIAQGKVKVNGKVVTEMGLKIDPEKDEVSYLDRKISKKDTKLVYLMLHKPVGYVTTAKEQFGRPAVVDLIKGVNARIFPVGRLDYDTSGLLLLTNDGDLTYKLTHPKHDVEKTYIAKLYGVPDEGALQKFRRGVVIDGRKTKPAKIQILEREKDGRFCTAEIVIHEGRNRQVRKMCESIKHPVAQLQRVATGELTLGDLPKGKYRHLTEKEIRYLKRL